Sequence from the Terriglobia bacterium genome:
AAGTGGTCCTGGATGTACACCACCGGATAGCGCTGGTTCGGATGCTCGTCGTATCCCTTGGGCAGCAGCACGGTTGCGCCGATGTACATCGGGTGTCCCCAGAACTGGCTCACCAGCTTGCTGGCAAACTTCACCCGCTTGACGTACTTGGTGTCCGGCGGAACCTGGATCGGCGAAATCACCCTGCTCGCTTCCAGCTTGATGTCGTACCCCGCCGACGAGTCCAGCCGCACCTGCTGCACCTCGCTGTACAAATTTCCTGGCGATCGGTTGAACTGCTGCCCTTCCCACTGGTCCATGTGCGCCCAGATGATATGGCGGTCGGCACGGTGGAATTCGGTGTAGACATTGATCACTGCCTGCACGTAGTACTCGCCCGCCGGCAACTCCTTCAGGCTTTGCAGCGGAAAGCCGAGCGTCGATCCATCCATCACCGCCGCCTGGCCAGGCGGAAGCTGGCTGACGTCGGCGCCATAGATCGGTGTCTGCTGGAACCAGTCGCCCGCCTGCAGTCGCGGCTCGGACCCTTGATGCTGCGAGAGGATCACAAACACGCGCCCGGTAATCGGTCCGGCGTGCGCCGTGGCGGGAAAGGAGATTTCGAATCGCGGGCCGGAGGTTTGAGCCAGAACGCTCAGGCTGAACAACAGAAAAAACAGCGGCAGGACACGGCGACGCAGTCTCATCCCTCGACCTCCGAAGCATCGGGAAAGCCTAACCCGTGACGCGCAGGGTTGTACAACCCGGGCCGAGCTGGGTGGGCGACCAGGTTGGCTGCCGGGACCGGGCCCGGCAAGCCGCGCCAAGACTGTTTTGGGTTGACAGGGCCGGGGCCGGAACGCATAATTATTCAGTTCGTGCATAAAAATGCGTTCGACCCCAAAAGCCCTGCGCCACCACCGCATCCTCGAACTGGTATCCCGGGAGCCCATGGTGACGCAGGATGACATGGTGCGGCGCCTTACGCAGCAGGGGCTCAAGGTCACGCAGGCCACGCTGTCGCGCGACATCAAGGAGCTGGGGCTGGTGAAAACACCCGAAGGCTATGCCGCCTCGGGCACGTTGACGGAAGCCGCGCCCACCCCGTCGCTGTCGCACCTGCTGCGCGAGTTCGTGGTGGATGTCCGCCAGGCGCAGAACCTGCTGGTGGTGAAGACCACCGCGGGCAGCGCGCAGCCGGTCGCCGCCGCGGTGGACGCGGCAAGCTGGCCCGAGTTGGTGGGCACCATCGCCGGTGACGACACCATTCTGGTGATCAGCTCCAGCAGCAAGAGCTGCCGCCAGCTTGGCAAGCGCATTCGGGAACGAA
This genomic interval carries:
- the argR gene encoding arginine repressor, with translation MRSTPKALRHHRILELVSREPMVTQDDMVRRLTQQGLKVTQATLSRDIKELGLVKTPEGYAASGTLTEAAPTPSLSHLLREFVVDVRQAQNLLVVKTTAGSAQPVAAAVDAASWPELVGTIAGDDTILVISSSSKSCRQLGKRIRERMS